Proteins found in one Lawsonibacter asaccharolyticus genomic segment:
- a CDS encoding transposase, whose amino-acid sequence MEKDPAALTDNERGVLDEIARALPVMNAAGKQPTEAGDRYKMPAQGKSFLSYPFLEALLRASNNPDFLCGKLPRQAAQAVLKDCVQEMKSYYAAKREYKRDPGKFRGEPKFPGYNKPSGCCTTTLTNQDCILYDAGRGVHELKLPLTRERLSLGKAPIHGRLKQVKVIPTHGIFVISLTTEVKGELPEPAEVPQRIIGTDLGVNNFSAITNNLGKPCLLFKGGVAKSANQWYNKQMAALVSEQTSRTGAKFVPTPEARMLELRRDNYLSDYMNKVAKLVIRWCVENQVDTIVVGVNKDWKQGSHMGSQNNQSFVSLPFAKFRWQLQYRVERLGIRHIKHEESYTSKASFLDGDFIPVHGEAGADQVKFSGRRFKRGLYRSKSGQVLNSDFNGSAHTTRFARVATRSGRRSWMPLSGASCPTSAECGHPRLLILVTFGESHVASIETPSK is encoded by the coding sequence GTGGAAAAAGACCCGGCGGCTCTCACCGACAACGAGCGCGGGGTCCTGGACGAGATCGCCAGAGCACTGCCGGTGATGAACGCTGCTGGCAAGCAGCCTACCGAAGCCGGGGACCGCTATAAGATGCCCGCACAGGGAAAGTCGTTCCTCAGCTACCCCTTCCTGGAAGCGCTGCTTAGGGCATCCAACAACCCGGACTTCCTTTGCGGCAAGCTGCCCCGCCAGGCAGCTCAGGCTGTCCTCAAAGACTGCGTCCAGGAGATGAAGTCCTACTATGCCGCCAAGCGGGAGTACAAACGAGACCCCGGCAAATTCAGGGGAGAGCCCAAGTTTCCTGGCTATAACAAGCCTAGCGGCTGTTGCACGACCACGCTCACCAACCAAGACTGCATCCTTTATGATGCCGGGAGGGGAGTACATGAGCTGAAGCTGCCTCTCACCAGGGAGCGGCTGTCTCTGGGCAAGGCTCCCATCCATGGCCGGCTCAAGCAGGTAAAGGTCATACCCACCCACGGCATCTTTGTCATCAGCCTCACTACCGAGGTAAAAGGCGAGCTGCCGGAGCCGGCAGAGGTCCCTCAGCGTATCATTGGCACCGATCTCGGAGTTAACAACTTCTCAGCCATCACAAACAATCTAGGCAAGCCGTGCCTCTTGTTTAAGGGCGGAGTGGCGAAATCCGCAAACCAATGGTACAACAAGCAGATGGCGGCCCTGGTCAGCGAGCAGACATCGCGCACCGGCGCCAAGTTTGTCCCTACGCCTGAGGCCCGAATGCTGGAGCTCCGGCGGGACAACTACCTCAGCGACTATATGAACAAGGTCGCCAAGCTCGTCATCCGCTGGTGCGTGGAGAACCAAGTGGACACCATCGTCGTGGGGGTTAACAAGGACTGGAAGCAAGGCTCCCACATGGGGAGCCAGAACAACCAGAGCTTCGTATCCCTGCCCTTTGCTAAGTTTCGCTGGCAGCTGCAGTACCGGGTCGAGCGGCTGGGCATCCGCCATATCAAACATGAAGAATCCTATACCTCCAAAGCGTCGTTTCTGGACGGAGATTTCATTCCCGTCCATGGCGAGGCTGGTGCCGACCAGGTGAAGTTCTCCGGGCGGCGGTTCAAGCGCGGGCTGTACCGCAGCAAGAGCGGCCAGGTCCTGAACTCGGACTTCAACGGTAGCGCCCACACGACCCGCTTCGCTAGGGTCGCAACACGATCCGGAAGGCGATCCTGGATGCCTTTGTCAGGGGCATCATGCCCGACTTCGGCAGAGTGCGGGCATCCTCGGCTCCTCATACTTGTGACTTTCGGAGAAAGTCATGTGGCGTCTATTGAAACTCCCTCTAAATGA